The genomic segment AGGGAAGGAGACATAAAAACAGTATTAATGCTTATGTTATTTGAATTATATTAAATGCTGCAAAGAGaagtaaaggaaaataatgttCACTGACCTGAAGCTTTAGgtacaaatgatgctgggaaggggaaaaaaacattagaTATCCTTCTTAAGGTGCCTGGGAGACATGAAAGTGCAGAAGTCTTTGGCAGTTGAAAATATGGGTCCGGAATGATCAAGAAATGCTATGAGTAAAGGTATTAATTTGGGATGCCTTATTGTATGTCTGGTAGTGAGGACATGGGAATGGATGTGGTCACATATAAAAAGAGGGGGCAATGGGGACACTGAGATGAGAACCTAACCTTCATCTTGCAGACCCTCAGCagtgaaagaaaagcaaagaaggagAGTCTGCAAAGACACTGAGGCAGAGTGGCCAGTGCAGTTAGAAGGACAAATAGAGACAAAAGAGGAGAAGACAATGGTGCTTTCAGGGAAAATCAGGGCTGAACTGTCCTAGGGGACCTGACAATAGATGCCATTGATTATCTTAGGAGGATCTGATTTAGTAGAATTAATGGAACAGAAACCAGATGAGAGTAGGTTGAAGAGGAAACACAAAAAGGGGAATTAAGTACactgtatatagaaaaacatCTGCGGAAGCTTGTTTGTGAAGTGGAGTTGAGAAATAAGGTGATACCTGGAGGAAAATGTTATTAACATCTCtatgcattttttcatgttttctgagaTCATTTTCAAAGAATGGATGAATTGGAATAAGCCTTCTGAACATTTTTTATTGGTGAGATCgacatataaaaaattacatattgttTAAAGTGTAAAACATGGTGTTTTGGTATTTAATATGTATACTCGTATATACCTTCTGTAATGATTCCCAcaaccaagctaattaacactTCCATCACCTGacatagttactatttttatgtgtgtatgatgagaatacttaagatcaactcccttagcaaatttcaagtatacagtacattcttattaaatatatttaccatGCTATActgaacattttatgtatttgatttatttgatataaactattacctatttaaaaatttgatttgaagatttgcttatttatttgaaaataataatttatttattaaaattatgttatcATTATTCTAATTAATATTACTTATGGTAAATTTCAATGATAATCCATTTCCTTGCTAattgtaattcttttttcaaCCAAGTTTacaattgtttcattttattttatctgtgacTTCATTTACTCCAGTTTTTATGTTGGtcatttacattatatatatgtataattttgtaaCTTCTAAtcattataataaacattttctataaattctAGCCATATTTTTTTGATGGACACttgtgggatttttaaaatttattttattttttaagttttgttttgtttttaattgacataattgtACACAGTATGGGGagcagtgtgatgttttgatacatgtatacattgtgtgataatcaaatcaggataattagcacatctgtcacctcaaacatttatcatttctttgtggtaagaacattcaaaatcctcttttctagctattttgaaatataaaatacattattgttaactacagtcaccctattgtgcaatagaacaccagaacttattccttctatctaactgcaactttgtacctGTTGTCCAACCTCttcccatctccctctccccacaacactctggtaaccactatagattccacatatgagtgagataaTGTAaaatttgtccttctgtgcttggcttatttcacttaacataatgtcctctaggttcatccatgttgttgcaaataataggacttcattcttttttatggctgaatagtatttcattgcacatatataccacacttttattttttatttttattttttattttttttatttttatttttttctcgaaataaggatttttatttatttatttatttatttatttttttgtctttttaatttcaggataattttttttatttcatcttattatgggggatacagaatttcaggttacatacgttgcccatgtaccgcctgtccccccaagtcaaagctccaggcgtgtccgttccccagacagtgcgcgttgcacccatcatgtaggtatatatccattccctccccagcccccctccccgagtcagcaccttcaagcgttaccattccccaaacggtgcgcaatgcactcattatgtaggcatacacccatccgctgcccccaccccccacctcagtctgatatccgattggtatcattcccagatgtgtatttaggtgatgatcagggaaaccaattttctggtgagtacatgtgatgcttgtttttccattcttgggatacttcacttaatataatgggtttcaactctctccaggagaacaaaagggattctatatcaccgttatttcttatagctgagtaatattccatggtatacatataccacagtttactaatccaatcatgtattgctgggcatttgggttgtttccacatctttgcaattgtgaattgtgctgctataaacatttaggtacatgtgtctttgttatagaatgaccttttttcctttgggtatatgcccaacaatgggattgctggatcaaatggtaggtctacttgaatctgtttaagatatctccataatgctttccacaggaatataccacacttttaaaaatccattcatatattggtggacatttaggttgattccatattttgggtattgtgaatagtgctgcaatagatatgagagtgcaggtatctctttgatatactgaattcattttctttggatataaatAATGAGCACTTTTTTTTCATAAGTGCTCCTGTGTACAAGAGCTGGACAGTTCCTTGTATATCTTTCCAAGCACCCTCTAGGATATACAACTATCCCTCCCCCAACCACATTTCCCTTTTGGTTTTACAAATATTCAGTTCCTTTTCTTGTAAATCTGTTTTTAAcctttaatttctatatttcattGGGAATAGTTTTTATCtgtgatatgaaaatataaattgatttttgtcaATGCCAGGCAATTTTCCTAGAAACcttcaatgaaattttatttccttccttattataacacatacatttttaccataaatataattcattctgaTATTACAACtatttttgagataatttgctttagtaatataattattaaattttattcagtGCTATACGCATTTTACTTCTGATACTgtaaaactcatttaattcttctgcTTGAGGTAGCTAAAGCCAAGAATTCCTtcctatattttaatattattgctTGCATTATTTCCTAGTGAACTTTAGAATTATTCTAAAGTAGAGAgcactggcttcataaaatgataaacatttgcaGATCCCCAAATGGCAAATTATACTGCATaacaaagaatgagaaataagataaaaatgagtGGAAAAAAAAGGCTGGATCAGAGACTTGAGTGTAGGCTGGTATTAGCAACATGCTTCAACCATATAgcatatagaaaaggaaaaatagtattaataacttTGTGCTGGGGAAACCTGGCTGACACCATCTTAACCAACTGATTAACATCAGTAGAAACAGGACATATTGATGTCATGTACACTGGATATGGGTGTGATGTGATTGATGAGCAGATTAACTCTGTGGTTTTCTTCCCTTAAATCCATAACCTCAGTGTAATCATGAGTAAACATCAATCAAATCCAAACTGATAGACATTCAACAAAATAACTCACCAATATTCTTCAAAAGTCTataggtcatgaaagacaaggaaagactgaagatgtgttacagattggaggagactaatgagataagaaaatgaaatgcatcttacaaaactaaactttATACATATTAAACAACGACTCCccattcatccctcccttcccacacCCCAGCCACTGGCAATTCATGTTTCTATGAATATGTCTACTTTGGATACCTcacataagtagaatcatacagtagaGTTGGTCCTTCATATACATGGGCTCTGTATCctcagatttgaaaatatttgaaaaaaataaaaataatacaacagtaaaaaacattaaaaataatactgtacaatacatagaatttacattgtattatatttggtattataagtaatctagagatgatttaaagtatatgagaagaAGTACGTaggatatatgcaaatattatgccattttatacaatgaacttgagcatctggggattttggtatctacagagggtcctggaaccaattccccctCACATAACCAAGGGACaactataattcttttttgtgactggcttattttattttagcagaatgtcctcaaggttcatccatattgtagcatgtgtaaGAATGAGTTAGATATGTGGCTCTGTATATGACACCACGCtagctattttctattttgacaAATAGAGGGCAAATTAGTGATGAGGTCATACTTGTGAGTTAAATACAGTGCTGGGGAAAGGCTAAAAATCATGCTGCCCTTGCGATTTGATCCCCAGACCATACAAACCTTCAAGAAGCTAGAATTTCCgttgttttaataataaactcAATAGGCATTATTACCAATAAGAGAGTAGAGTGGAAATATAGCCATTGTCTACTATAATTCCAGCAAATATGGCCATAGTGAAGCAAAATAGCTGGATTATTCATAAATGCCTTCAGCAGgaagagaaaaactgagaaatttcttcagtaaaaattatttttaaagtgattatcCTAGGCCTGGTGAAGATAACACAGTGAATAGGACACAGTCCAGTTATTAAAGAGCTGATTTGCAGAAGATGGTCCCATACCTACCATTTAAACAGTAGGAATCTAGAGGGTTGAGGCAACCTAATTTCCtgtgcaaaataaaaaagtaaaaccagACTTCAGGATTGGAGCTGTAAACTAATGCTTCACAGGGTAATATTCAATATGTATCCAGTTATCAATTTAAGACAAAAACGTTTTCATTCTGATTGATAAAATGTACTTGGTTTGGTACCTATGTACATTCTTTGGAAAATTTGAactttaatgcaaaaaaaaaaaaaagagaaagtttcaaatttatgatattttctaaatgatGTATTTCTGGTGATGCTATTACTCCCAAGGATGTGAAAATTAATTCTTGGGATATGAACAAATCTTATATACTACAATAGACTGTGGCCCTCCTAAGTTCAACCCTATTCAATATAATATTATTCCttagtattcatttttctctttgggtttttttgtatATCAAATGAGAATACTGACATTGAATTCATGGAAGATAGACAAAATACATGCAAGATCAGTGCTATGATGAATAGATGGCTTATTGgaggattttctctttgtttgctTGATCTTAGAGTCATATTGTGAGAGGTGGCCTTTGCTTACTTATGGGCTGTCACTGACTGTCCTTTGGATGTTGCTTATGTTTGGGACTCAGTGCTTCTGAATGTGAAGTgggttttgaaaattaaatgcaaatattttatatcttatcACTTAATTCTACTGAAGTTTTCCAACACATCAATAATTATGTCAAgcgctgaaaagaaaaaaatcttgacaaCCTCTGAATGAGTATCTAGCGGTAATGAAGCAAAATTAGTTTCTCAtatgaagtaaaattaaaagttaagtacattaaaaatcaatgtggagaaaatgatttcatttttctcctttaaaataaagtttagaatGATTTTAAGTATATCATTACATTGGTATTATTACATACATattgacaaatttttaattttcaacataATTTGATACATTGTaatttatataagtaaataaagttaattaaaagTTGCTCTGCAAATTTATAGAGTTAAGTAAAATGTcaatagcttttaaatttaacttttagtttcatgttttttccattcttaactccgcaattaataaaaagaataaactttacactttttatgtataaaatagagATATACATAGggtacataaatacatatacagtatatgttattaaaatttaatgggAGTttcaattaagaaataaatttctaaaaagacTCTGGGGACAAGGTAGGAAGGAGacggtaataaaaaaaaaatggttgagaAACTGCTCTAAACCCATGCAGAGAGTgcataaagaaagcaaaaacagaagTAGAAAGTAATGTGGGGACattcagaaaatggaaagtaGTATGTTCTCTATTTAAGGACTATGCACACAGCAAGGTCTTCAGAGAACCTAGAGACCAAGGCTCAGGATCACCCACCTCAGCCAGCCCAGCAGCTTCTGCAACATCCCCAATGGCCTTGCCCTTGTCTGTACTGATGGCCCTGCTGGGGCTCAGCTGCATGTCCATCTGCTCTCTGGGCTGTGATCTGCCTCAGACCCATGGCCTGGGTAACAGGAGGGCCCTGAGACTCCTGGTACAAATGAGGAtaatctctcctttctcttgccTGGAGGACAGAAATGACTTCAGATTCCCCCAGGAGGAGTTTCATGGCAACCAGTTCCAGAAGGCTCAAGCCATCTCTGTCCTCCATGAGCTGGTCCAGCAGATCTTCAACCTCTTCAGCACAAAGGACTCATCTGATGCTTGGGATCAGACCCTCCTAGACAAATTCTGCACTGGACTCTATCAGCAGCTGGATGAGCTGGAAGCCTGTCTGATGCAGGACGTGGGAGTGGAAGAGACTCCCCTGATGAATGAGGACTCCATCCTGGCTGTGaggaaatatttccaaagaaTCACTGTCTacctgaaagagaagaaatacagcCCTTGTGCCTGGGAGGTTGTTAGGGCAGAAATCATGAAATGTATCTCTTCATCAACAACCTTGCAAGAAAGATTAAGGAGAGAGGAATGAGACCTGGTCCAACGTGGAAACAAGTCTCATGGACTAATACACCATCTTGCACTTCCACAAGTTCTGCCACTTCAAAGATTCTCATTTCTGCTATATTCATGACATGAATTGAATCAAATTTGTCATATATTTTCAGGACTGTTAAGCATCATCGTGTTCAACTCTAAAGGCACCAGTCCCTTACAGATGACCATATTTATGTATCTGtttgtctatttaaaaatttatttattaaactatttataagatttaaattatttttgttcataaaataTCCTGTGCATCTTTACATTGTGGTTAATATAACAAAAcacattctttatatttaatcaatttattattttatttcatttattaaatttttactgtAGAAAACTTGTCtttctatattctttaaaaagaaacatcaaGCCTGATTGTGCAACCTGATTAATAATCTATGGTATATTGTGCATTGGGAGAACATATTCGCAAGctgtacatctgacaaaggactaatatccagaatctataaggaactcaaatcaacaacaaaaaaacaaccccattgaaatgtgggcaaaagacataaatagacatttttccaaaaaagatatacaaatggccacaaaacatgtgaaaagaatctcaatatcactaatcataaggggaattcaaattaaaactaaaatgagatatcacctttcccctgtcagaatggccattattaaaaattcaaaaaggaaTAGATGCTGATGCAAATGTGGTGCAAAGGGAATgtttacacactgttggtgggaatgtaaattagtataacccctATGGAAAAGAGtgtggagatatctcaaagaactaaaagtggataTACCATTTGATTGAGGAATCCCACTACTAGGGATctcccaaaaggaaaagaagtcattttataaaaagacacctgcgcTCGTATGTTTATCTCAGCAAagttcacaactgcaaagatatagAACCAACTTAAGTGCCTATCAACCCAttagtagataaagaaaatgtgatgtatgtgtatacaaatgtgtgtgtataagtatGTGTATCCATAtatctgtatgtgtatatgtgtatatatgtatatataattgagTACTatgtagccatgaaaaagaatgaaataatgtcttttgtggcaacttggatggaattggaggccattatcctaagtgaaataacccaggaGTAAAacaccaaacaccacatgttctcacaaGTAGGAGCTAAGCAGTGGCTATGGTCACATAGAAAGATATAATAGACACTGGGGACTCAGAAGGGGGGGAATCAGAGGAAGGTAGAGGATGAAAAAtaacctgttgggtacaatgtacattattcaggtgacaggtacactaaaagcctagacttctccactatacaattcatccatgcaacaagaaaaaaaaaaacaaaaacatttgtaccctcttaatctataaaataaaaatttaaaaatagctatgGTATAGTTCATTTACTCATCTTTATTATATTCTAGTTTTAAGTACAGTACAAATTGACTTTCTTTAAGCCAGGTTGTATGCAGTCCTCAGGATATAGAGGT from the Eulemur rufifrons isolate Redbay chromosome 7, OSU_ERuf_1, whole genome shotgun sequence genome contains:
- the LOC138387318 gene encoding interferon alpha-10-like → MALPLSVLMALLGLSCMSICSLGCDLPQTHGLGNRRALRLLVQMRIISPFSCLEDRNDFRFPQEEFHGNQFQKAQAISVLHELVQQIFNLFSTKDSSDAWDQTLLDKFCTGLYQQLDELEACLMQDVGVEETPLMNEDSILAVRKYFQRITVYLKEKKYSPCAWEVVRAEIMKCISSSTTLQERLRREE